The proteins below are encoded in one region of Deinococcota bacterium:
- a CDS encoding helix-turn-helix domain-containing protein, translating to MASHVLSPLEPVAPSVRERELAQVTSRQLAKHLKTREPLRVQVLEDDQPGEAVAIPASALYLLQRILAEMAEGNAVTLIPVHTELTTQQAADLLNVSRPFLVNLLEKGEIPHRKVGTHRRVRFEDVTAYKHRSNEKRLDALRKLAEQAQELDMGY from the coding sequence ATGGCCTCACATGTTCTTTCACCCCTAGAGCCAGTCGCACCAAGTGTGCGGGAGCGTGAGCTAGCACAGGTCACGAGCCGCCAACTCGCGAAGCATCTGAAGACCAGGGAGCCGCTGCGTGTACAGGTCCTCGAAGATGATCAACCGGGGGAAGCCGTAGCCATCCCGGCTTCGGCCCTTTACCTCCTGCAGCGCATCTTGGCAGAAATGGCCGAAGGAAACGCCGTGACCCTTATTCCAGTGCATACCGAACTCACGACACAACAGGCGGCGGATCTGCTCAACGTGTCACGTCCCTTTCTGGTGAACCTGCTAGAGAAAGGGGAGATTCCTCACCGCAAAGTAGGAACGCACCGGCGCGTGCGTTTTGAGGACGTAACGGCTTATAAGCACCGCAGCAATGAGAAGCGCCTGGATGCTCTTCGTAAACTGGCAGAGCAGGCACAGGAACTAGATATGGGTTACTAA